In Marixanthomonas ophiurae, one genomic interval encodes:
- the pxpA gene encoding 5-oxoprolinase subunit PxpA: MNKETKHIDINADLGEGSGFDEAIMPLISSCSIASGGHFGTEKTMRTTIRLAKQHNVKIGAHPSFPDKDNFGRKIITMTKNELTQTVFNQLIQFFALCETEGATINHVKLHGALYNYAAKDAPTADAVVEAILQTKVRPKLYVQHNSVLHRKAENLLPLEFEAFIDRRYNEDLSLVPRSEEGALIESTKDAWEQLFKMVSEGKVKTSTGVKKTITASTYCIHGDNQHSIEILQHIHKQMMVKGLTLDQ, from the coding sequence TTGAATAAAGAAACCAAACATATAGATATCAACGCAGACCTAGGCGAGGGCAGTGGATTTGACGAAGCCATCATGCCGTTAATCTCTTCGTGCAGTATTGCTTCTGGGGGGCATTTTGGAACAGAAAAAACAATGCGGACCACCATTCGGTTGGCGAAGCAACACAATGTGAAAATTGGAGCGCATCCCTCGTTTCCCGACAAGGATAACTTCGGAAGAAAGATTATCACGATGACAAAAAACGAGTTGACACAAACCGTTTTTAATCAACTGATTCAATTTTTTGCACTATGCGAAACCGAAGGAGCTACCATCAATCACGTAAAACTGCACGGCGCTTTGTATAATTATGCAGCGAAGGACGCCCCAACAGCCGATGCTGTAGTAGAAGCTATTTTGCAAACAAAAGTACGTCCTAAATTGTATGTACAACACAACTCGGTTTTGCATCGCAAAGCTGAAAATTTATTGCCGCTAGAGTTTGAGGCATTTATAGACAGACGTTATAACGAAGATCTCTCTTTGGTTCCCCGGAGTGAAGAGGGAGCGCTTATAGAAAGTACTAAAGACGCCTGGGAACAACTTTTTAAGATGGTTTCTGAAGGAAAAGTCAAAACCTCTACTGGAGTCAAAAAAACAATTACCGCCTCCACATATTGCATTCACGGTGACAATCAACATTCGATTGAAATTTTGCAACACATCCACAAACAGATGATGGTTAAAGGCTTAACTTTAGACCAATGA
- a CDS encoding M16 family metallopeptidase has product MIAKNKIKITIIALLAVAFTFTSCKNEETETKEESASLSVDFEKYELENGLDVVLHQDKSDPIVSVAIQYGVGSNREKTGRTGFAHLFEHMLFQESENVPQDQFFKKIQDAGGTLNGGTWKDGTIYYEVVPKNAMEMVMWLESDRMGYFINTVTESAFYNQQEVVQNEKRQRVDNNPYGHTGWVIDKNIYPEGHPYNWQVIGELKDLQNSTIEDVREFYDRFYGPNNATLVLAGDFETAEAKEMIEKYFGEIKKRQEVKKMEPQPVTISETKRLYHEDNFANAPQLNMVWPTVEQYTEDAYALDFLAEILSDGKKAPLYKVLVKEKDLTSRTSAYNSSQELAGEFRINITANNGVDLDSVETGINEAMAMFEKNGVTDRDIERIKAGLETDFYNGISSVLGKSFQLARYNTFTGNPGFIEDDIENIKKVTKEDVMRVYNEYIKDKPFVLTSFVPKGQMDLIAENSEKAPVVEEEIKENVEKNIEESTEEVAKTPSNFDRSIQPEQGATPELSIPDTWTAELENGLEVYGIEQNEIPTVNFSLVIEGGHLMDDKDKNGVANLMTDILMEGTQNKTPEELEEAIDLLGASINMYTTNESIVIRGNTLTRNFGKTMDLVEEILLEPRWDVEELGRVKTKTINQIKRSAANPNRVASNVYDKLLYGEDHIFSLPTSGTEKSVEAIEMADLKSFYNNNFSPSISTFHVVGKIDKEETLKQLNGLEERWAAKEVTIPEYTIPESRDKASLYFVDIPKAKQSVINIGYIALPRTDKDFYPVEVMNYKLGGSFSGNVNLILREEKGYTYGARTGFSGSKIPGTFTASSSVRTNTTGESVQIFKDQIANYKEGISKEDLDFTKNAMIKSNARRFETQFSLLGMLQEMSSYDLPSNYIENEESIVKNMTLEQHKELANKYLDESKMAYLVVGDAETQFAQFKEMDFDEVKLINKEGEEVKLEDVKM; this is encoded by the coding sequence ATGATTGCAAAAAACAAAATTAAAATTACAATTATTGCTCTGCTTGCAGTGGCTTTTACTTTTACGTCCTGTAAAAATGAAGAAACTGAAACCAAAGAAGAAAGTGCTTCACTTTCTGTCGATTTTGAAAAGTATGAACTTGAAAACGGTCTGGATGTCGTGTTGCACCAAGATAAAAGTGACCCGATTGTTTCAGTTGCCATTCAATATGGTGTAGGTTCTAACCGTGAAAAAACGGGACGCACTGGTTTTGCTCACTTATTTGAGCATATGCTGTTTCAAGAATCTGAGAACGTTCCACAGGATCAGTTTTTCAAAAAGATTCAAGATGCTGGCGGTACATTAAACGGCGGTACTTGGAAAGATGGAACTATTTACTATGAAGTAGTACCTAAAAATGCCATGGAAATGGTAATGTGGTTAGAAAGTGACCGTATGGGATACTTTATTAACACCGTTACCGAGTCTGCTTTTTACAACCAACAAGAAGTGGTTCAAAATGAAAAGAGACAACGTGTAGATAACAATCCTTATGGACACACTGGTTGGGTAATCGATAAAAATATCTACCCAGAAGGGCATCCTTACAATTGGCAAGTTATTGGTGAATTAAAAGACCTTCAAAACTCAACTATAGAAGATGTTCGTGAATTTTACGATCGTTTTTACGGTCCTAATAATGCAACATTGGTGTTAGCAGGTGATTTTGAAACAGCCGAGGCTAAAGAAATGATTGAAAAGTATTTTGGCGAAATAAAAAAGCGTCAAGAAGTTAAAAAAATGGAACCACAGCCGGTTACCATTTCTGAAACCAAACGACTGTATCACGAAGATAATTTTGCAAATGCACCACAACTGAATATGGTGTGGCCAACAGTTGAACAATATACTGAGGATGCATATGCATTAGATTTCTTAGCCGAAATCCTTTCCGATGGAAAAAAAGCGCCATTATATAAGGTATTGGTAAAAGAGAAAGATCTTACTTCAAGAACTAGTGCTTACAATAGTTCACAAGAACTAGCGGGTGAATTTCGAATTAATATTACTGCTAATAATGGTGTTGACTTAGATAGCGTAGAAACTGGAATAAATGAAGCGATGGCGATGTTTGAAAAGAATGGCGTGACCGATCGTGATATTGAGCGTATTAAAGCTGGTTTAGAAACAGATTTCTACAATGGTATTAGTAGTGTATTAGGAAAATCATTCCAATTAGCACGTTATAACACATTTACTGGAAACCCTGGGTTTATTGAGGATGATATTGAAAACATCAAAAAAGTGACCAAGGAAGACGTTATGCGTGTGTATAACGAGTACATAAAAGATAAGCCTTTTGTATTAACGAGTTTTGTACCAAAGGGTCAAATGGACTTGATTGCTGAAAATTCAGAAAAAGCACCAGTTGTAGAAGAAGAAATTAAGGAGAATGTAGAGAAAAACATTGAAGAATCAACCGAAGAGGTTGCTAAAACCCCTTCAAATTTTGATCGTTCTATTCAACCTGAGCAAGGTGCTACACCAGAATTAAGCATTCCAGATACCTGGACGGCAGAATTAGAAAACGGATTAGAAGTGTACGGAATTGAGCAAAACGAAATTCCAACGGTTAACTTCAGTTTAGTAATCGAAGGCGGACATTTAATGGACGATAAAGATAAAAATGGTGTTGCTAACTTAATGACAGATATATTAATGGAGGGTACACAAAATAAAACTCCAGAAGAGCTTGAAGAAGCAATCGATTTGTTGGGTGCTTCTATAAATATGTACACTACAAACGAATCTATTGTAATTCGTGGAAACACATTAACACGTAACTTTGGTAAAACAATGGATTTAGTTGAAGAAATTTTACTAGAACCGCGTTGGGATGTAGAAGAATTAGGACGTGTTAAAACTAAAACAATCAACCAGATAAAACGTAGTGCTGCGAATCCAAATCGAGTAGCGAGCAACGTGTATGATAAATTATTGTACGGCGAAGATCACATTTTCAGTCTTCCAACTAGTGGAACAGAAAAATCTGTAGAGGCTATAGAAATGGCCGATTTAAAATCATTCTATAACAATAATTTTTCACCATCAATTAGTACATTTCACGTAGTTGGTAAAATTGACAAAGAAGAAACTTTAAAGCAACTTAATGGATTGGAAGAGCGATGGGCAGCAAAAGAAGTAACCATTCCAGAATATACAATTCCGGAAAGCCGTGATAAAGCTTCTTTGTATTTTGTAGATATTCCTAAAGCCAAACAATCAGTTATCAATATTGGGTATATCGCATTACCACGTACCGATAAAGATTTTTACCCTGTTGAGGTGATGAACTATAAATTAGGTGGCTCTTTTAGCGGAAATGTAAACCTTATTCTTCGTGAAGAAAAAGGATACACTTACGGAGCACGTACTGGGTTTAGCGGAAGCAAAATTCCAGGAACGTTTACTGCTTCCTCTAGTGTTCGTACCAATACTACAGGTGAGTCTGTGCAAATATTTAAGGATCAGATTGCTAATTATAAAGAAGGAATTAGCAAAGAAGACCTAGATTTCACCAAAAATGCAATGATTAAATCGAACGCACGTCGTTTTGAAACGCAATTCTCATTATTGGGTATGCTTCAAGAAATGAGCAGTTACGACCTTCCTTCAAATTATATTGAAAACGAGGAGAGCATCGTTAAAAACATGACGCTTGAGCAGCATAAAGAATTGGCAAATAAATACCTAGACGAGTCTAAAATGGCTTATTTGGTTGTTGGTGATGCCGAAACACAATTCGCTCAGTTTAAAGAAATGGATTTTGATGAAGTTAAGTTAATCAACAAAGAAGGTGAAGAAGTAAAACTGGAAGACGTTAAAATGTAA
- a CDS encoding 5-oxoprolinase subunit C family protein — MVEVLKSGLFTTIQDKGRTGYRRLGVPVSGAMDTVSAAMANKLLDNSTQAAVMEFTMMGPRLQFKSPTIIAICGAGFHARINDVRIELDKATEISENDVLKIDHPDYGNYGYLAVLGGFEVEMVLGSRSFYNNITKKKRLEKGDVLKFSTTSTEKIVRHASFSIDEHHFNDDAIEVYPGPEFDLLPKKFQKKIMDTTLKVASQSNRMAYVVEGLEDLSVKEIITAPVQPGTVQLTPSGKCVVLMRDAQTTGGYARILQLSEQAICKLAQKRVGESVHFKLIEFL; from the coding sequence ATGGTTGAAGTATTAAAATCGGGTCTTTTTACAACCATACAGGACAAAGGAAGAACAGGCTACCGTAGGTTAGGCGTGCCCGTAAGCGGAGCGATGGACACTGTTTCAGCGGCTATGGCTAATAAACTTTTGGACAATTCAACCCAAGCTGCCGTTATGGAATTTACGATGATGGGCCCTAGGCTTCAATTTAAATCTCCCACGATTATAGCTATCTGCGGAGCTGGCTTTCATGCGAGAATTAATGATGTACGTATAGAATTAGATAAAGCTACTGAAATTTCTGAAAATGATGTGTTGAAAATTGATCATCCCGATTACGGAAACTATGGTTATCTGGCAGTTTTAGGTGGTTTTGAAGTTGAAATGGTATTAGGAAGCCGAAGCTTTTATAACAACATCACAAAAAAGAAACGATTGGAAAAAGGAGATGTGTTGAAATTTTCAACTACTTCTACTGAAAAAATAGTTAGACATGCCTCCTTTTCAATAGATGAACATCATTTTAACGATGATGCTATAGAAGTATATCCAGGACCCGAATTTGATTTGCTTCCGAAGAAATTTCAGAAAAAAATAATGGATACTACATTAAAAGTAGCATCGCAAAGCAATAGGATGGCGTACGTGGTGGAAGGTTTGGAAGACCTTTCAGTAAAAGAAATAATAACAGCTCCTGTACAACCGGGAACGGTACAACTGACGCCTTCAGGCAAATGTGTGGTGCTAATGCGCGATGCCCAGACCACCGGTGGTTATGCACGGATACTACAATTAAGTGAACAAGCTATTTGCAAACTTGCCCAAAAACGAGTTGGGGAAAGTGTGCACTTCAAATTAATCGAATTTTTATAA
- the pxpB gene encoding 5-oxoprolinase subunit PxpB — translation MKQPTIKPFGEQAILIEWKPSVDNKTLTAVLQVKQLVLQTYTKEVFETVPAYSSLAVFLKKEVQQDDFINQLSQKLKKIPKAESAISRVLHIPVCYDSKFALDIEDVAKTNNLTTSEVIELHTKPTYKVYFLGFLPGFPYLGGLDKRLQTPRKQTPREIIEAGSVAIGGSQTGVYTTSSPGGWNIIGKSPLNCFSIEKNPPALLKAGDFIKFIPISKDEYRKIEVEVDVDIYTIGEEAKNG, via the coding sequence ATGAAACAACCAACCATAAAACCGTTTGGCGAACAAGCTATATTGATTGAGTGGAAACCTTCCGTTGACAATAAAACGTTGACAGCCGTTTTACAGGTTAAGCAGCTTGTTTTGCAAACCTATACAAAAGAAGTGTTTGAAACGGTGCCGGCATATAGCTCATTGGCAGTATTTTTAAAAAAAGAGGTACAACAGGACGATTTTATCAATCAACTATCACAAAAACTGAAAAAGATACCCAAAGCAGAATCGGCAATTTCTCGGGTATTACATATTCCGGTTTGCTATGATTCAAAATTTGCACTGGATATTGAAGACGTTGCAAAAACAAATAATTTAACTACTTCTGAAGTAATAGAACTTCATACAAAACCTACCTATAAAGTCTATTTTTTGGGGTTTCTACCCGGTTTTCCGTACTTAGGTGGCTTAGATAAACGCTTACAAACACCACGGAAACAAACGCCAAGGGAAATAATCGAAGCTGGATCTGTTGCGATTGGCGGATCGCAAACGGGGGTCTATACTACTTCTTCTCCTGGAGGTTGGAATATTATTGGTAAAAGTCCATTAAACTGTTTTTCAATTGAGAAAAATCCGCCCGCTTTATTAAAAGCTGGAGATTTTATAAAATTTATCCCAATTTCAAAAGACGAATATCGTAAAATTGAAGTAGAAGTCGACGTAGATATCTATACAATAGGAGAGGAGGCAAAAAATGGTTGA
- a CDS encoding Nramp family divalent metal transporter, with protein sequence MKNIFKNIGPGALIAAAFIGPGTVTVCVLTGVEFGFTLLWAMVLSIIATIVLQEMVIRLGLVYGKGLAEAVRSEISSKPIRIIAILLILSAILIGNAAYEAGNISGGMLGLETIFTESTVLLGSLELNYLSLLIGGVAFILLYIGNYKVIERSLVVLVILMSVSFLVTAFVTNPNWVEVLKGMFMPSIPEEGVLAIIALVGTTVVPYNLFLHASLVKEKWNGKEELQAARTDLYVSIILGGLVSIAIIICAASIKNSEISNAADLAKSIEPLFGSFAKYFLSIGLFAAGISSAITAPLAAAYVARGCFDWELSLKSKKFRTVWMLVLLTGVIFSSVGFKPIEVIHFAQVANGILLPVIAGFLVWVVNKESVLGTYKNNKAQNAIGIIIVLIALVLGLRSLSKVFFDV encoded by the coding sequence GTGAAAAACATATTTAAAAATATAGGTCCTGGCGCATTAATAGCAGCAGCATTTATAGGACCGGGAACAGTTACTGTCTGTGTTTTAACTGGTGTTGAATTTGGTTTCACATTGTTATGGGCGATGGTTTTATCAATCATTGCCACTATTGTGTTGCAAGAGATGGTCATTCGGTTAGGTTTGGTATATGGAAAAGGTTTAGCAGAAGCGGTGCGGAGCGAAATTTCTTCAAAACCAATACGAATTATTGCTATACTTCTTATTCTTTCAGCAATATTAATAGGGAATGCCGCATATGAAGCCGGGAATATTAGCGGCGGAATGTTAGGCTTAGAAACTATTTTTACTGAATCTACTGTTTTATTAGGTAGTCTAGAACTTAATTACTTAAGCTTGTTAATAGGAGGAGTCGCATTTATATTACTTTATATCGGAAATTATAAAGTAATAGAACGAAGCCTTGTCGTATTGGTCATATTAATGAGCGTTTCATTTTTAGTAACAGCTTTTGTAACGAACCCCAACTGGGTAGAAGTTCTAAAAGGTATGTTTATGCCTTCAATACCTGAAGAAGGTGTGCTAGCTATCATTGCTTTAGTAGGGACGACAGTTGTGCCTTATAATCTATTTTTACACGCCTCTTTGGTAAAGGAAAAATGGAATGGCAAAGAAGAATTACAAGCTGCCCGAACCGATTTATATGTATCCATCATTCTCGGTGGGTTGGTATCTATTGCTATTATTATTTGTGCCGCTTCTATTAAAAATTCAGAAATTAGTAATGCAGCCGATTTGGCAAAAAGCATAGAACCACTCTTTGGCAGCTTTGCAAAATACTTTTTAAGTATTGGTTTGTTTGCCGCTGGAATTTCATCAGCAATTACAGCGCCTTTAGCAGCTGCGTATGTAGCCAGAGGTTGCTTTGATTGGGAACTCAGTTTAAAGTCTAAAAAATTTCGTACCGTTTGGATGCTTGTATTATTAACGGGTGTCATATTTTCTTCCGTAGGCTTCAAACCTATTGAAGTTATTCATTTTGCACAAGTAGCTAACGGAATTTTACTACCCGTAATTGCTGGATTTTTAGTGTGGGTGGTCAATAAAGAATCGGTTTTAGGAACCTACAAAAACAATAAAGCTCAAAATGCCATAGGAATCATTATCGTACTCATTGCATTGGTGTTAGGCCTTCGAAGCCTCTCAAAAGTGTTTTTTGATGTTTAA
- a CDS encoding YifB family Mg chelatase-like AAA ATPase, which produces MLTKVYGSAVFGVEATTITVEVNTDIGVGYHLVGLPDNAIKESNYRIAAALQNNGFKIPGKKITLNMAPADLRKEGSAYDLTLAIGILVSTGQIKENHPLSEYIIMGELSLDGSLQPIRGALPIAIKAKEEGFKGFILPKQNEKEAAIVDGLEVYGVETIKEVINFFNAEIPLEQTIVDMEAEFYEHLENPEFDFSDVKGQESIKRCMEIAAAGGHNIILIGPPGSGKTMLAKRLPSILPPLTINEALETTKIHSVAGRTKQKGGIMTSRPFRSPHHTISDVALVGGGQYPQPGEISLAHNGVLFLDELPEFKRSVLEVMRQPLEDRDVTISRARFTVTYPSSFMLVASMNPSPSGYFNDPDAPVTSSPAEMQRYLGKISGPLLDRIDIHIEVTPVPFEKLSEERKGEASIIIRERVTQARKLQSKRFEEFENIHYNAQMGVKQIRKFCKLDEASLQLLKTAMERLNLSARAYDRILKVSRTIADLDNSENITGNHISEAIQYRSLDRDGWFG; this is translated from the coding sequence ATGCTCACAAAAGTATATGGGAGTGCTGTTTTTGGCGTAGAAGCCACAACCATCACCGTTGAAGTAAATACTGATATAGGAGTTGGCTACCATTTAGTTGGTCTCCCAGATAACGCGATTAAAGAAAGCAATTACCGTATCGCTGCTGCCTTACAAAATAACGGTTTCAAAATACCTGGAAAAAAGATAACCCTCAATATGGCTCCGGCCGATCTTCGAAAAGAAGGCTCAGCTTACGATCTTACCTTGGCTATTGGAATATTAGTTTCCACTGGACAGATAAAAGAAAACCATCCTCTTTCAGAATATATTATCATGGGCGAACTTTCTCTCGATGGAAGCTTGCAACCCATCCGTGGTGCTTTGCCCATCGCTATAAAGGCTAAAGAAGAAGGGTTTAAAGGTTTTATTCTCCCCAAACAAAATGAAAAAGAAGCTGCAATTGTTGATGGGTTGGAAGTCTACGGCGTAGAAACTATAAAAGAAGTAATCAATTTTTTTAATGCTGAAATTCCACTGGAACAAACCATAGTTGATATGGAAGCTGAGTTTTACGAACACCTCGAAAACCCAGAATTCGATTTCAGTGATGTAAAAGGACAGGAAAGTATTAAACGCTGCATGGAAATCGCTGCTGCCGGAGGTCATAATATTATTTTAATCGGTCCACCAGGTTCAGGAAAAACAATGTTAGCAAAAAGATTGCCCAGTATTTTACCTCCATTGACGATAAATGAAGCCTTAGAAACCACAAAAATTCACAGTGTTGCCGGACGAACAAAACAAAAAGGCGGGATTATGACGTCAAGACCTTTCCGAAGTCCACATCATACCATTAGTGATGTCGCTTTAGTTGGCGGTGGACAGTACCCGCAACCAGGCGAAATTTCATTAGCACACAATGGTGTTTTATTTTTAGATGAATTACCCGAATTTAAACGAAGCGTGCTGGAAGTGATGCGACAACCGTTAGAAGATCGGGATGTAACCATATCACGGGCACGATTTACAGTTACATATCCGTCAAGTTTTATGTTGGTGGCGAGTATGAACCCAAGTCCCAGTGGTTATTTTAACGATCCCGATGCGCCAGTAACGTCTTCGCCTGCTGAAATGCAACGGTATTTAGGTAAAATATCAGGTCCGTTACTAGACCGAATTGATATTCATATAGAAGTAACTCCTGTGCCTTTTGAAAAACTGAGCGAAGAAAGAAAAGGCGAAGCCAGTATCATCATACGGGAACGCGTTACTCAAGCAAGGAAATTACAATCAAAACGTTTTGAGGAGTTTGAAAATATCCATTATAATGCCCAAATGGGTGTAAAGCAAATACGGAAGTTCTGTAAACTGGATGAAGCGTCTTTGCAATTATTAAAAACTGCGATGGAACGCTTAAATCTTTCAGCCCGAGCTTACGATCGGATTTTAAAAGTGTCTAGAACGATTGCCGATTTAGATAATTCAGAAAATATAACGGGTAATCACATTTCCGAAGCTATCCAATATAGAAGCCTAGATCGTGACGGTTGGTTTGGGTGA
- a CDS encoding DUF2891 domain-containing protein — protein MKNVISLFFLLFLLVSCNSSEEKKSPETKMKHENKIETKSETEIQQYDSPSFTIAEANQLIELPLHCVENEYPNKLGQTIGSDKDLQSPEALHPIFYGCFDWHSAVHGYWSMVTLVKQFPDMEKADKVKELLKKNITAKNVSKELEYFQKDINKSYERTYGWAWLLKLSEALHTWDDPMGKQLAENLQPLTDEIISKYKEYLPKLVYPIRVGEHANTAFGLAFAWDYANATENTQLQILISKRAKEFYLNDEGCPMTWEPGGYDFLSPCLEEVDIMRRVLPKEEFTGWLDSFLPTLEDKNYQLEPGRVGDRSDGKLVHLDGLNYSRAWVFYGLANQYPEYEHLKNVANQHISYSYSNLVGDTYEGGHWLASFAIYALQQN, from the coding sequence ATGAAAAATGTCATTTCCTTGTTTTTTTTACTTTTCCTATTGGTCAGTTGTAATTCTTCCGAAGAAAAAAAGAGTCCTGAAACCAAAATGAAACATGAAAATAAGATTGAAACTAAAAGCGAAACTGAAATTCAGCAATACGATTCTCCTTCATTTACAATAGCTGAAGCCAATCAATTAATAGAACTTCCCTTGCATTGTGTGGAGAATGAATACCCTAATAAACTGGGACAAACCATAGGTAGTGATAAAGATTTACAATCCCCAGAGGCGCTACACCCCATTTTTTATGGCTGTTTTGACTGGCACAGTGCTGTTCACGGCTATTGGTCTATGGTTACATTGGTAAAACAGTTTCCAGATATGGAAAAAGCAGATAAGGTAAAAGAACTACTTAAAAAAAATATCACGGCTAAAAATGTATCAAAAGAACTGGAGTATTTTCAAAAAGACATTAATAAAAGTTACGAACGCACTTATGGATGGGCGTGGTTGCTAAAACTTTCAGAAGCATTACACACTTGGGACGATCCAATGGGAAAACAATTGGCCGAAAACTTACAACCTTTAACAGACGAAATCATTTCGAAATATAAAGAATACTTACCTAAACTAGTCTATCCAATTCGAGTAGGCGAACATGCCAATACTGCTTTTGGATTGGCGTTTGCGTGGGACTATGCCAATGCTACAGAGAACACTCAATTACAAATTCTTATTTCAAAACGAGCTAAAGAATTTTACTTAAACGATGAAGGCTGTCCTATGACGTGGGAACCTGGCGGATACGATTTTCTTTCACCGTGTTTAGAAGAAGTGGATATCATGCGTCGTGTGCTTCCGAAGGAAGAATTTACAGGCTGGCTAGATTCTTTTTTACCAACTTTAGAAGATAAAAACTACCAACTTGAACCAGGAAGAGTGGGCGATCGAAGTGATGGTAAATTAGTACATCTTGATGGATTAAACTATAGCCGAGCCTGGGTTTTTTATGGTTTAGCAAATCAATATCCAGAGTATGAACACTTAAAAAATGTGGCAAATCAGCATATTTCATATTCCTATTCTAATCTAGTAGGAGATACGTACGAAGGAGGTCATTGGTTGGCAAGTTTTGCTATTTACGCCCTGCAACAAAACTAA
- a CDS encoding phage tail protein, with amino-acid sequence MDNTITQKQFYLDVDFFGNEEKKCNAQFKSVSGLTVNIDIEQLLKNPEKEFKHSFPSRTRFPNLILKGGLLKDSKVIEWCKKAINQYQFSPTDLKVKLINGEKESVLAWNIIHAYPVKWTVKKQTEKENSLVIDSIELAYNYFKLV; translated from the coding sequence ATGGACAATACGATAACACAGAAACAATTTTACCTAGATGTTGATTTCTTCGGAAATGAAGAAAAAAAATGTAATGCACAGTTTAAGTCGGTTTCTGGTCTTACAGTTAATATAGATATCGAACAATTACTTAAGAATCCAGAAAAAGAGTTTAAACATTCCTTTCCGTCCCGAACACGTTTTCCAAATCTTATATTAAAAGGAGGTCTATTAAAAGATTCAAAAGTGATTGAATGGTGCAAAAAAGCAATTAATCAATATCAATTTTCTCCAACCGATTTAAAAGTTAAACTAATAAACGGTGAAAAAGAATCTGTTTTAGCTTGGAATATTATACATGCATATCCGGTAAAATGGACCGTAAAAAAACAAACAGAAAAAGAAAACAGTCTTGTTATAGATAGCATAGAATTAGCCTATAATTATTTTAAACTAGTTTAG